In Fibrobacter sp. UWB10, a single window of DNA contains:
- a CDS encoding acyl-CoA dehydratase activase yields the protein MSNLKNDLWVGVDVGSTTVKIAVVDPETNKLLHYTYQRHNAMQAQKVFEVLREAHGLFPDKNFRVAFCGSGGQPFAEATHAFFVQEVVANALAVRATYPESRVAIELGGQDAKVVFFEKDKTTGKLIASDMRMNGVCAGGTGAFIDQVAELLRIKTEAFEGFAKRGQKVYEISGRCGVFAKTDIQPMLNNGIAKEDIALSSFHAIAKQTIGGLAQGMEIKPPVIFEGGPLTFNPTLVRAFKERLGINDEQAIVPEHSEVLVAMGAALSLGSMFADQECFYRKDGSLDALIHFNETRQAENKAKAAADLFFKNEAEYKMFLEEHKMAGNHYPQPVSGSTLNVYLGIDAGSTTTKFVLMDEQENIVDGFYASNNGEPLQVLKNALNELSDRYEEYGCKLNILGVGTTGYGEQLFAKAVHADFHTVETVAHANAAQKICPDVSFILDIGGQDMKAISVQDGVVTGIILNEACSSGCGSFIETYARSLGIPMEKIAELAFNAKSPSQLGSRCTVFMNSSIITEQRDGKQPEDIIAGICRSIINNVFTKVIRIRNLNTLGKKVVVQGGTFKNNAVLRAFEQYTGLKPIRPERPGEMGAIGIALLTKKFMEEKRKTEPELKTKFIGLEAMKTFSWHNQPGQLCQYCTNHCSRTIVTFSDGQSFVTGNRCERGEVTADPNDPKTKALIAEINKKMQSVPDMIKRTNQLLVKDYAPAKLVENNGKTIGIPRALEFWASLPYWKAFFTSLGYTVVVSRQSDYKMFEAGLHSVPSDTVCFPAKLVHGHVLSLIEKKVDRIFFPMMVAVPSDHTKFTATSVCPVVQAYPNVCKNTDEPEKNYGIPMDQPIFHWFNAKLRRSQTIDWFHEHWKLDKKLLDKAVTEGEKALNSYRTTLLEEGQKILDDVRAKNSFAVVIAGRPYHADTLINHNIASHFTAMGIPVLTTESLPGVYDQDVPSHTRIEIKNTFHLRMIGATMIAAKDPNIELAQIVSFGCGHDSILTDEMMRMLHLDSNKEMLMLKLDEGDARGPVGIRIKSFIETVKARRAANLPDKPESNEPLFHTPFLPEDKTRRRILTPNLSPAFSVLASEYMKREGFIAEYLPVADKKAIELGKKYVHNDICFPCQVNIGEALHWLVDHPEVPQNQVSMCLAKNCENCRAVQYAVLARKALDEAGFKDVTIITTGVDYKGMHPGFQLGLDFRLHMLWGLVTMDAIEIMYRAVRPYEVHEGDTQKVYNEWMPKVIGVAGHLSTTQLVRPSKLIEVFEQCIDAFNAIEITEERKKGIRKPRVAVLGEILMNYHPSANGFVEDYLMKNGMEVYLPGMTDFFRVDEVVRAEKIKRGFSANPIMDRVEGGVTAKVYTHAVETARKSMQKFKLYEHHADCVELKDYVSDIIDPTYNTGEGWLIPGEILYNSQHGINSYIILQPFACLANHISGRGLTKAVKERCPHIQILSLDYDPDTSFANIENRLQMLIINARELEKANQA from the coding sequence ATGAGCAATTTGAAGAACGATTTATGGGTCGGCGTGGACGTAGGTTCCACCACCGTGAAGATTGCGGTCGTCGATCCAGAGACCAATAAACTTTTGCATTATACTTACCAGCGCCACAACGCTATGCAGGCACAGAAGGTTTTCGAAGTGCTGCGCGAGGCGCATGGACTTTTCCCCGATAAGAATTTCAGGGTCGCTTTCTGCGGTAGCGGCGGTCAGCCGTTTGCCGAAGCCACTCACGCCTTCTTTGTACAAGAAGTGGTGGCAAATGCCCTTGCTGTACGTGCAACTTACCCGGAATCTAGGGTTGCCATCGAACTCGGTGGACAAGATGCAAAGGTAGTGTTCTTCGAAAAGGACAAGACCACCGGCAAACTCATCGCCTCGGACATGCGCATGAACGGCGTGTGCGCCGGCGGTACGGGTGCATTTATTGACCAGGTGGCCGAACTTCTGCGCATCAAGACCGAAGCCTTCGAAGGCTTCGCAAAGCGCGGTCAGAAGGTTTACGAAATTTCGGGCCGTTGCGGCGTGTTCGCCAAGACCGACATCCAGCCGATGCTGAACAACGGCATCGCCAAGGAAGACATCGCACTTTCCAGCTTCCATGCCATTGCCAAGCAGACCATCGGTGGCCTTGCTCAGGGTATGGAAATCAAGCCGCCTGTGATTTTCGAAGGTGGCCCGCTGACCTTTAACCCGACTCTCGTGCGTGCGTTCAAGGAACGTTTGGGTATTAATGACGAGCAGGCTATTGTGCCGGAACATTCCGAAGTGCTTGTGGCCATGGGTGCAGCCCTTTCCTTGGGTTCCATGTTCGCCGACCAGGAATGCTTCTACCGCAAGGATGGCTCTCTCGACGCCCTCATCCACTTTAACGAAACCCGCCAGGCCGAAAACAAGGCCAAGGCCGCTGCCGACTTGTTCTTCAAAAACGAAGCCGAATACAAGATGTTCCTCGAAGAACACAAGATGGCCGGCAACCACTACCCGCAGCCCGTATCGGGCTCTACGCTCAACGTGTATCTGGGTATCGACGCAGGCTCTACCACCACGAAGTTCGTGCTCATGGACGAACAAGAAAACATCGTGGACGGTTTCTACGCAAGCAACAACGGCGAACCGCTGCAGGTGCTCAAGAACGCCTTGAATGAACTTTCGGACCGCTACGAAGAATATGGCTGCAAGCTCAACATTTTGGGCGTAGGTACCACAGGTTACGGCGAACAGCTGTTCGCTAAGGCCGTGCATGCCGACTTCCACACGGTGGAAACGGTCGCTCACGCCAACGCCGCTCAGAAGATTTGCCCAGACGTAAGCTTTATCCTCGACATTGGTGGCCAGGACATGAAGGCCATCTCCGTGCAGGACGGCGTGGTGACGGGTATCATTTTGAACGAAGCCTGCTCCTCGGGTTGCGGATCCTTTATCGAAACTTATGCCCGCTCGCTCGGCATTCCGATGGAAAAGATTGCTGAACTCGCCTTCAACGCTAAGAGCCCCTCGCAGTTGGGTTCCCGTTGCACGGTGTTCATGAACAGTTCCATCATCACCGAACAGCGCGACGGTAAGCAGCCTGAAGACATTATTGCAGGTATCTGCCGCTCCATTATCAACAACGTGTTTACGAAGGTGATTCGTATCCGTAACCTGAATACCCTCGGCAAGAAGGTCGTGGTGCAGGGCGGTACATTCAAGAACAACGCGGTGCTCCGCGCCTTCGAACAGTACACCGGCCTCAAGCCTATCCGTCCGGAACGTCCGGGCGAAATGGGCGCTATCGGTATTGCCCTCCTTACCAAGAAGTTCATGGAAGAAAAGCGCAAGACCGAACCGGAACTCAAGACCAAGTTCATCGGTCTTGAAGCCATGAAGACCTTCAGCTGGCACAACCAGCCGGGCCAGCTCTGCCAGTACTGCACCAACCATTGCTCTCGTACCATCGTGACCTTTAGCGACGGCCAGAGCTTCGTGACGGGTAACCGTTGCGAACGCGGCGAAGTCACAGCCGACCCGAACGATCCGAAGACCAAGGCTCTCATTGCCGAAATCAACAAGAAGATGCAGTCCGTGCCCGACATGATCAAGCGCACGAACCAGCTCCTGGTCAAGGACTACGCTCCGGCCAAACTCGTTGAAAACAACGGCAAGACCATCGGTATTCCGCGTGCTCTCGAATTCTGGGCATCGCTCCCCTACTGGAAGGCCTTCTTTACAAGCCTTGGTTACACCGTCGTGGTGAGCCGCCAGAGTGACTACAAGATGTTCGAAGCCGGCCTCCATAGCGTGCCTTCTGACACGGTGTGCTTCCCGGCAAAGCTTGTGCACGGCCACGTGCTTAGCCTCATTGAAAAGAAGGTCGACCGAATCTTCTTCCCGATGATGGTTGCTGTGCCAAGTGACCACACCAAGTTCACGGCAACGTCTGTTTGCCCGGTGGTGCAGGCCTACCCGAACGTGTGTAAGAACACCGACGAACCTGAAAAGAATTACGGCATTCCGATGGACCAGCCGATTTTCCACTGGTTCAACGCCAAGCTCCGTCGTAGCCAGACCATTGACTGGTTCCACGAACACTGGAAGCTCGACAAGAAGCTTTTGGACAAGGCAGTGACCGAAGGTGAAAAGGCTCTCAACAGCTACCGCACCACGCTCCTTGAAGAAGGCCAGAAGATTTTGGACGATGTACGCGCAAAGAACTCTTTTGCCGTGGTGATTGCAGGCCGCCCGTACCATGCGGACACGCTCATCAACCACAACATCGCAAGCCACTTTACCGCCATGGGCATTCCGGTGCTTACCACCGAATCGCTCCCGGGCGTTTACGACCAGGATGTACCGAGCCACACCCGTATCGAAATCAAGAACACCTTCCACTTGCGCATGATCGGTGCGACCATGATTGCGGCGAAGGATCCGAACATCGAACTTGCGCAGATCGTAAGCTTCGGTTGCGGACATGACTCGATTTTGACCGACGAAATGATGCGCATGCTGCACCTTGATTCCAACAAGGAAATGCTCATGCTGAAGCTCGACGAAGGCGATGCCCGCGGCCCCGTGGGAATCCGTATCAAGAGCTTTATCGAAACCGTGAAGGCCCGCCGTGCAGCGAACCTGCCCGACAAGCCGGAAAGCAACGAACCGCTGTTCCATACACCGTTCTTGCCCGAAGACAAGACCCGCCGCCGCATTCTGACGCCGAACCTCTCCCCCGCCTTCTCCGTACTCGCCAGCGAATACATGAAGCGCGAAGGATTCATCGCCGAATACCTGCCGGTCGCCGACAAGAAGGCAATCGAACTCGGCAAGAAGTACGTGCATAACGACATCTGCTTCCCCTGCCAGGTGAACATTGGCGAAGCCCTCCATTGGCTCGTCGATCACCCCGAAGTTCCGCAGAACCAAGTTTCCATGTGCCTTGCCAAGAACTGCGAAAACTGCCGCGCCGTGCAGTACGCAGTACTCGCCCGTAAGGCTTTGGATGAAGCGGGATTCAAGGATGTGACCATCATTACGACCGGTGTCGACTACAAGGGCATGCACCCGGGCTTCCAGCTGGGTCTCGACTTCCGCCTCCACATGCTTTGGGGCCTCGTGACCATGGATGCCATCGAAATCATGTATCGTGCAGTCCGCCCGTACGAAGTACATGAAGGCGACACCCAGAAGGTTTACAACGAATGGATGCCGAAGGTAATCGGCGTTGCAGGCCACCTTTCTACCACACAGCTTGTACGCCCCTCCAAGCTCATCGAAGTATTCGAACAGTGCATCGATGCATTCAACGCTATCGAAATCACTGAAGAACGCAAGAAGGGTATCCGCAAGCCGCGCGTTGCCGTGCTCGGTGAAATTCTCATGAACTACCACCCGAGTGCCAACGGCTTCGTCGAAGATTACCTGATGAAGAACGGCATGGAAGTCTACCTGCCAGGCATGACGGACTTCTTCCGTGTGGACGAAGTTGTTCGAGCCGAAAAGATCAAACGCGGATTCTCGGCAAACCCGATTATGGACCGCGTGGAAGGCGGCGTGACGGCCAAGGTCTATACGCATGCCGTCGAAACCGCTCGCAAGTCCATGCAGAAGTTCAAGCTGTACGAACACCATGCCGACTGCGTGGAACTCAAGGACTATGTTTCCGACATCATCGACCCGACCTACAACACTGGCGAAGGTTGGTTGATTCCGGGCGAAATCCTGTACAACTCGCAGCATGGTATCAACAGCTACATCATCTTGCAGCCGTTCGCCTGCCTTGCAAACCACATCAGTGGCCGCGGCCTCACCAAGGCCGTCAAGGAACGTTGCCCGCATATCCAGATTCTGAGTCTCGACTACGATCCGGATACGAGCTTCGCGAACATCGAAAACCGTCTGCAGATGCTCATCATCAACGCACGTGAACTAGAAAAAGCAAATCAAGCCTAA
- a CDS encoding ATP-binding cassette domain-containing protein, which produces MLNVSNVSLQYGSRVLFKEVNLSFKRGNCYGVIGANGAGKSTFLKILSGELEPNTGEVTKDPGERIAVLKQDHFAYEQNTVLETVMMGFPELYELGKKRDELYALPEMTEEQGMQAMEIETRFGEIGGYEADSNAAVLLKGLGIPEELHYSLMADLDGGQKIRVLLAQALFGNPDILLLDEPTNHLDLETVGWLEDYLERFENIVIVVSHDRHFLNAVCTHTCDIDYGKINIYGGNYEFWYAASQLAQKQRKDQNRRAEEKIEELKAFIRRFASNAAKAKQATSRKKLLDKMTVEEMPASSRKFPWVNFKMDREPGKIVLEVKNATIDGGDGIICKGLDFSLNSGDKVALVGEYDTLKTAFFQLIAEETKCPEGVLKWGNTISYSYFPKNNDAYFGTDLSLVDWLRQYSKEQDETFIRGFLGRMLFTGEEALKSANVLSGGEKVRCMLSKMMLANANCLLLDEPTAHLDLEAITALNNGLTAFQGPIIFCSQDHEFVQTVANRVLELTPNGVLDRSITFDEWLESKKTKKK; this is translated from the coding sequence ATGCTCAACGTCTCTAATGTCAGTCTTCAATACGGTAGCCGCGTTCTCTTCAAAGAAGTGAACCTTTCCTTCAAGCGCGGCAACTGCTACGGAGTCATCGGTGCGAACGGCGCCGGAAAGTCCACGTTCCTGAAAATCCTTTCGGGCGAACTCGAACCCAACACAGGTGAAGTCACTAAGGACCCAGGCGAACGTATCGCGGTCTTGAAGCAGGACCACTTCGCCTACGAACAGAACACCGTTCTCGAAACCGTCATGATGGGCTTCCCCGAACTCTATGAGCTCGGCAAGAAGCGCGACGAACTCTATGCGCTCCCCGAAATGACCGAAGAACAGGGCATGCAGGCCATGGAAATCGAGACACGCTTTGGCGAAATCGGTGGATACGAAGCCGATTCCAACGCAGCCGTGCTCCTGAAGGGCTTGGGCATTCCCGAAGAATTGCACTACAGCCTGATGGCAGACCTCGATGGTGGCCAGAAGATCCGTGTGCTCCTCGCCCAGGCTCTGTTTGGCAACCCGGACATTCTGTTGCTTGACGAACCGACGAACCACTTGGATTTGGAAACCGTCGGCTGGCTCGAAGACTACCTCGAACGCTTTGAAAACATCGTCATCGTGGTGAGCCATGACCGTCACTTCTTGAACGCAGTCTGTACCCACACTTGCGATATCGACTACGGCAAGATTAACATTTACGGTGGTAACTACGAATTCTGGTACGCAGCAAGCCAGCTCGCCCAGAAGCAGCGCAAGGATCAGAACCGCCGCGCCGAAGAAAAAATTGAAGAATTGAAGGCGTTCATCCGTCGCTTTGCTTCTAACGCCGCAAAGGCCAAGCAGGCCACTAGCCGTAAGAAGCTTTTGGACAAGATGACTGTCGAAGAAATGCCGGCCTCTAGCCGTAAGTTCCCGTGGGTCAACTTCAAGATGGACCGCGAACCGGGTAAGATTGTGCTCGAAGTCAAGAACGCCACCATTGACGGCGGTGACGGCATCATTTGCAAGGGCCTCGACTTCAGCCTGAACAGCGGCGACAAGGTGGCCCTGGTCGGTGAATACGACACCCTCAAGACCGCATTCTTCCAGCTCATTGCCGAAGAAACCAAGTGCCCGGAAGGCGTGCTCAAGTGGGGCAACACCATTAGCTACAGCTACTTCCCGAAGAACAACGACGCCTACTTCGGCACGGACCTTTCCCTCGTGGATTGGCTGCGCCAATACAGCAAGGAACAGGACGAAACGTTCATCCGCGGATTCCTCGGCCGTATGCTCTTTACCGGCGAAGAAGCCCTCAAAAGCGCCAACGTTCTTTCCGGTGGTGAAAAGGTGCGCTGCATGCTCTCTAAGATGATGCTTGCAAACGCAAACTGCTTGCTCCTCGACGAACCGACCGCACACCTCGACTTGGAAGCCATCACAGCCCTCAACAACGGCCTCACCGCTTTCCAGGGCCCGATTATCTTCTGCTCGCAGGACCACGAATTCGTGCAGACGGTTGCAAACCGCGTGCTTGAACTCACGCCGAACGGAGTGCTCGATCGCAGCATTACCTTCGACGAATGGCTCGAAAGCAAGAAGACCAAGAAGAAGTAG
- a CDS encoding T9SS type A sorting domain-containing protein, with the protein MKKFGAKQTVLTMMAAAALSQAATADFNWSNVSMGGGGFVSAVIASPVDKGLFYARTDVGGAYRWNESTARWESMMDWVDVSERGLLGIEAIAVDPQESGVVYMVAGTSYWNSGRTAFLRSSDKGESWEVIYTWDEDGTKGTKVARFGAHGNGMGRGNGEALAVDPNDSKIMFYGSKNKGLWKSTDNGSSWSHVDAWTKAAGSDTTWNGSGFSFVQYAPGSSKVLYAGFLREGTTAKGTFENVFTSTDGGASWKALPIPDSLRRTAGGSMVRLMPQRAVVSGDGSKMTVTFADGAGPHSMMWDEGWGMIYDGFGRGVVLQYDVASATWSDVSPENFLDEGGDAKYDKVDVKGMVDCEAAGGTGKTCEEYYPYIAPYGGIAINPKNANEMVVTTEGYRGPQFWYTATSDTSGKWSDQWGTNIYHTTDGGKTWIASFKYYWMEGGVYPTTKQMDANGIGWMHNGSIHWSGSVAMDPFDNNRVFVTSGNGIFRCDNLSDYVYKEAENSWEEPQLTMNQVWHFSAHGVEETVPFEVVSIPGGPMVSIIGDYDGFRHDDIAKYPAFRHQTNVGGSNVSLGTTQGLAYAPKSGKLAKVADKRAYEGLYNAIPIAPVQYSLDSGKTWTVETYTGPDEKAAKGTVALSAKGTYTIWVPMEGTTDVYRNYNGTTWEKVSGIDNSAYVVGDPENDDVFYAYTKADGKFYKSSDAGASFKAISTPGESAFKKFRAIPGFEGDLWLPVAIQDPSNGKAVSGKLLHSTDGGATWAAVAGVGYCEAVGYGAPKEKGGYPAIYVFATVGNVTGVFGSDDKGKTWTRVNDDGHEYGGLANGEFVMGDMNTYGVVYMSTAGRGIAARVPSNWKMGTSNSDGTTKVAPAAKTVADASVGYSHGNLELRLNASVARVSVFDMRGKKLSSRYYSSSVTIPVKDLVKAKGSYFVRVDNGKKVLFANRVIVTR; encoded by the coding sequence ATGAAAAAATTTGGCGCAAAACAGACTGTTTTGACTATGATGGCGGCTGCCGCTCTTTCGCAGGCGGCCACGGCAGATTTCAATTGGAGCAACGTGAGCATGGGCGGGGGCGGATTCGTCTCCGCCGTGATAGCCTCTCCGGTAGACAAGGGGCTGTTCTACGCCCGTACCGACGTAGGCGGCGCGTACCGCTGGAATGAATCGACTGCCCGCTGGGAATCGATGATGGACTGGGTCGATGTTTCCGAGCGCGGCCTTTTGGGAATCGAGGCCATTGCCGTTGACCCGCAGGAATCGGGCGTCGTTTATATGGTGGCGGGAACCAGTTACTGGAATAGCGGCCGTACGGCGTTTCTCCGCAGTAGCGACAAGGGTGAATCCTGGGAAGTGATTTACACCTGGGACGAAGACGGGACCAAGGGCACCAAGGTGGCGCGCTTTGGTGCACACGGCAACGGTATGGGCCGCGGAAACGGCGAAGCCTTGGCGGTCGACCCGAACGATTCCAAAATTATGTTCTACGGTTCCAAGAACAAGGGCCTTTGGAAATCGACGGACAACGGTTCTAGCTGGAGCCATGTGGATGCGTGGACAAAGGCCGCCGGGAGCGATACGACTTGGAATGGTTCGGGGTTCAGCTTTGTGCAGTACGCTCCGGGCAGTTCCAAGGTGCTTTACGCCGGATTCTTGCGCGAAGGGACGACGGCCAAGGGCACGTTTGAAAACGTGTTCACCTCGACCGACGGCGGTGCAAGTTGGAAGGCTTTGCCGATTCCCGATTCGTTGCGCCGCACGGCCGGCGGGAGCATGGTGCGCTTGATGCCGCAGCGTGCGGTAGTTTCGGGTGATGGCTCGAAGATGACGGTGACTTTTGCCGATGGCGCGGGTCCGCATTCCATGATGTGGGACGAAGGCTGGGGTATGATTTACGACGGCTTTGGTCGCGGTGTCGTGTTGCAGTATGATGTGGCTTCGGCGACTTGGTCCGACGTTTCTCCTGAAAACTTCTTGGACGAAGGTGGCGATGCCAAGTACGACAAGGTGGACGTGAAAGGCATGGTCGACTGCGAAGCCGCAGGCGGCACCGGCAAGACTTGCGAAGAATATTACCCCTACATAGCTCCTTATGGTGGCATAGCCATCAATCCGAAAAATGCAAACGAAATGGTGGTGACCACCGAAGGCTATCGTGGCCCGCAGTTCTGGTACACGGCTACAAGTGACACCAGCGGCAAGTGGAGCGACCAGTGGGGTACTAACATTTACCACACGACCGATGGCGGCAAAACCTGGATTGCAAGCTTCAAGTATTACTGGATGGAAGGCGGTGTGTATCCGACGACCAAGCAGATGGATGCCAATGGAATTGGCTGGATGCATAACGGTTCTATTCACTGGTCCGGTAGCGTTGCCATGGATCCGTTCGACAACAACCGCGTCTTTGTGACTTCGGGTAACGGTATTTTCCGCTGCGACAACCTGAGCGATTATGTGTACAAGGAAGCGGAGAATTCTTGGGAAGAACCGCAACTCACCATGAACCAGGTGTGGCATTTCTCGGCGCATGGTGTCGAAGAAACGGTGCCTTTCGAAGTAGTGAGTATTCCGGGCGGACCGATGGTTTCGATTATCGGCGACTACGACGGATTCCGTCACGATGACATCGCAAAATATCCCGCCTTTAGGCACCAGACGAATGTGGGCGGCTCTAATGTATCGCTGGGCACGACGCAGGGCCTCGCTTACGCTCCCAAGAGCGGTAAGCTTGCAAAGGTGGCTGACAAGCGTGCCTATGAAGGCCTGTACAATGCAATTCCCATTGCCCCGGTGCAGTATTCGCTTGACTCGGGTAAGACTTGGACGGTAGAAACTTATACAGGACCTGACGAAAAGGCCGCTAAGGGCACGGTAGCTCTTTCGGCAAAAGGTACTTACACTATCTGGGTTCCGATGGAAGGAACGACCGATGTCTACCGCAATTACAACGGAACGACCTGGGAAAAGGTTTCGGGTATCGACAATTCTGCTTATGTGGTGGGCGATCCCGAAAATGACGATGTGTTCTATGCCTATACCAAGGCTGACGGCAAGTTCTACAAGAGCTCCGATGCGGGCGCAAGTTTCAAGGCAATCAGCACGCCGGGTGAAAGCGCTTTCAAGAAGTTCCGCGCAATTCCTGGCTTCGAAGGCGACTTGTGGCTGCCTGTCGCTATCCAGGATCCGTCTAATGGCAAGGCTGTCAGCGGTAAGCTGTTGCATTCGACTGATGGCGGTGCCACTTGGGCGGCTGTTGCTGGTGTCGGTTACTGCGAAGCCGTGGGCTACGGCGCTCCCAAGGAAAAGGGCGGCTATCCGGCGATTTATGTGTTTGCAACTGTCGGTAACGTGACGGGTGTGTTCGGCTCTGACGATAAGGGTAAAACCTGGACTCGCGTCAATGACGACGGTCACGAATACGGCGGACTTGCCAACGGCGAATTCGTGATGGGCGACATGAATACCTACGGCGTGGTGTACATGAGTACGGCGGGTCGCGGCATCGCTGCTCGCGTGCCGAGCAATTGGAAAATGGGTACGTCTAATTCGGACGGCACGACTAAGGTCGCTCCGGCTGCGAAAACGGTGGCTGACGCTTCTGTCGGCTATAGCCACGGAAATTTGGAACTCCGCCTGAATGCAAGCGTTGCCCGCGTAAGTGTGTTCGACATGCGTGGCAAGAAACTTTCTAGTCGCTATTACAGCAGTTCTGTGACGATTCCGGTCAAAGATCTGGTGAAGGCGAAGGGGAGTTACTTCGTGCGCGTCGATAACGGAAAGAAGGTCCTGTTTGCAAACCGTGTGATTGTGACGCGATAA